The Lampris incognitus isolate fLamInc1 chromosome 17, fLamInc1.hap2, whole genome shotgun sequence genome contains a region encoding:
- the fam53b gene encoding protein FAM53B isoform X1, with product MCVAMVIIYKKTLEKKGVDDVTSKRLDLGPFHGQTMSQGTALFSCGLMETSRWCEFGQGYAMQQRPVGASLESLWDALPEVHQSPVRWEREVDTSGTLSSLLKDLSLTEAAASPSTAPPSKRQCRSLSCSDEPGGCRSAWRPQGSRVWTAVEKRRCHSGGSVQRGGTGSVQLGFPAMQRSSSFSLPARSNTLELPCFTQRLPCPSAFTGLTPSSSMSLPSEIPAQPLYLSHEQICLPEPRGPSPSSSPDSTPELERRSGQGGLPRSRSQPCVLNDKKIGVKRRRPADTHKQRPSLDLAKMTQKLRNFHSLSCPGITGEDGCQSSQVLPILRSNAPCDTDFLSVSEQRLEEEPHRTKEGEVTRSMGTDHTIEKLDWNSPDHSDVTAETTIGKDREPLWAGLCSIRKDMYQLGGELDIEQIERN from the exons ATGTGTGTTGCCATGGTAATCATTTACAAGAAAACACTGGAAAAGAAGGGTGTCGACGATGTAACATCCAAACGGCTGGATTTAGGCCCG TTCCATGGACAGACCATGAGCCAGGGGACAGCCCTCTTTTCTTGTGGACTCATGG AAACGAGCCGCTGGTGTGAGTTTGGTCAGGGCTATGCCATGCAGCAGAGGCCAGTGGGGGCCAGCCTCGAGAGCCTTTGGGACGCGCTGCCAGAGGTCCATCAGAGTCCGGTCCGTTGGGAACGGGAGGTTGACACGTCAGGCACCCTCTCCAGCTtactgaaggacctcagcctgacTGAGGCTGCGGCCTCTCCCTCCACCGCGCCGCCCAGCAAGCGCCAGTGTCGCTCCTTGTCCTGCTCAGACGAGCCAGGCGGCTGCCGTTCTGCCTGGCGTCCCCAGGGCTCCCGGGTGTGGACGGCAGTGGAGAAGAGAAGGTGCCACAGCGGCGGCAGTGTGCAGCGAGGCGGTACGGGCAGTGTGCAGTTGGGCTTCCCAGCCATGCAGCGCAGCTCCAGCTTCAGCCTGCCAGCCCGCTCCAATACCCTCGAACTGCCCTGCTTCACCCAGCGCCTGCCCTGCCCCTCTGCCTTCACTGGCCTCACCCCTTCCTCTTCCATGTCCCTGCCCTCTGAGATCCCAGCGCAGCCCCTCTACCTCTCTCACGAACAGATCTGCCTCCCTGAGCCACGCGGGCCTTCGCCATCTAGCTCCCCTGATTCCACCCCAGAGCTTGAGCGCCGCAGTGGGCAGGGAGGGTTGCCCCGCAGCCGCTCACAGCCGTGCGTCCTCAATGACAAGAAGATAGGTGTGAAGCGCAGAAGACcagccgacacacacaaacagaggccTTCGCTGGACTTGGCTAAGATGACCCAG AAACTTCGCAATTTCCACAGCCTTAGCTGCCCTGGGATCACAGGGGAAGATGGTTGCCAATCAAGCCAGGTCCTACCCATTCTCAGGAGCAATGCCCCATGTGACACTGACTTCCTGTCTGTAAGTGAACAGCGCTTGGAGGAAGAACCACACAGAACCAAAGAGGGTGAGGTCACCAGGAGCATGGGGACAGACCACACGATTGAGAAGCTGGACTGGAACTCTCCAGACCACAGTGATGTGACAGCCGAGACAACCATTGGCAAGGACCGTGAGCCTTTATGGGCGGGGCTATGTAGCATCAGGAAGGACATGTATCAGCTCGGAGGCGAACTCGACATTGAGCAGATTGAGAGAAACTGA
- the fam53b gene encoding protein FAM53B isoform X2 gives MQQRPVGASLESLWDALPEVHQSPVRWEREVDTSGTLSSLLKDLSLTEAAASPSTAPPSKRQCRSLSCSDEPGGCRSAWRPQGSRVWTAVEKRRCHSGGSVQRGGTGSVQLGFPAMQRSSSFSLPARSNTLELPCFTQRLPCPSAFTGLTPSSSMSLPSEIPAQPLYLSHEQICLPEPRGPSPSSSPDSTPELERRSGQGGLPRSRSQPCVLNDKKIGVKRRRPADTHKQRPSLDLAKMTQKLRNFHSLSCPGITGEDGCQSSQVLPILRSNAPCDTDFLSVSEQRLEEEPHRTKEGEVTRSMGTDHTIEKLDWNSPDHSDVTAETTIGKDREPLWAGLCSIRKDMYQLGGELDIEQIERN, from the exons ATGCAGCAGAGGCCAGTGGGGGCCAGCCTCGAGAGCCTTTGGGACGCGCTGCCAGAGGTCCATCAGAGTCCGGTCCGTTGGGAACGGGAGGTTGACACGTCAGGCACCCTCTCCAGCTtactgaaggacctcagcctgacTGAGGCTGCGGCCTCTCCCTCCACCGCGCCGCCCAGCAAGCGCCAGTGTCGCTCCTTGTCCTGCTCAGACGAGCCAGGCGGCTGCCGTTCTGCCTGGCGTCCCCAGGGCTCCCGGGTGTGGACGGCAGTGGAGAAGAGAAGGTGCCACAGCGGCGGCAGTGTGCAGCGAGGCGGTACGGGCAGTGTGCAGTTGGGCTTCCCAGCCATGCAGCGCAGCTCCAGCTTCAGCCTGCCAGCCCGCTCCAATACCCTCGAACTGCCCTGCTTCACCCAGCGCCTGCCCTGCCCCTCTGCCTTCACTGGCCTCACCCCTTCCTCTTCCATGTCCCTGCCCTCTGAGATCCCAGCGCAGCCCCTCTACCTCTCTCACGAACAGATCTGCCTCCCTGAGCCACGCGGGCCTTCGCCATCTAGCTCCCCTGATTCCACCCCAGAGCTTGAGCGCCGCAGTGGGCAGGGAGGGTTGCCCCGCAGCCGCTCACAGCCGTGCGTCCTCAATGACAAGAAGATAGGTGTGAAGCGCAGAAGACcagccgacacacacaaacagaggccTTCGCTGGACTTGGCTAAGATGACCCAG AAACTTCGCAATTTCCACAGCCTTAGCTGCCCTGGGATCACAGGGGAAGATGGTTGCCAATCAAGCCAGGTCCTACCCATTCTCAGGAGCAATGCCCCATGTGACACTGACTTCCTGTCTGTAAGTGAACAGCGCTTGGAGGAAGAACCACACAGAACCAAAGAGGGTGAGGTCACCAGGAGCATGGGGACAGACCACACGATTGAGAAGCTGGACTGGAACTCTCCAGACCACAGTGATGTGACAGCCGAGACAACCATTGGCAAGGACCGTGAGCCTTTATGGGCGGGGCTATGTAGCATCAGGAAGGACATGTATCAGCTCGGAGGCGAACTCGACATTGAGCAGATTGAGAGAAACTGA